CCTAAAACAGAAAATTCCAAAGTAAGATCTAAAAAATACAACACATACTCGTATCCAACAGACGCAGTGAGCTCGATTCCCTTGTGCAAGACATGTTTTTGCAGTGGAATAGCTTCGACGAGATGGTAACACTGGCTGAGCAAGTTGTACACCTCAGGTAAAAACGACACATCTCTTTGGCATATGGCTTCGAGGCACTTCACTACTTTCCCTATTTCCCATAGCCCCTCTCGTGGTACTCTGCGAGCCCCCATAGCCCCTCCATCACCGCTTCCATCCAAACGCGATTCTGCTTCCATCCAAACGCGTAGCTCTTTCTCCATGGAGTGGAACGCGGGGGAAAGGAACAAACAGGGTGACATAGAGAAGAGGAAAAGGCACGAGGAGAAAGAGGAAAGAGGAACAGACGCGAGGAGAAATGAATGTGAGGGAAAGGAATGAATGCgggaattaaaaatttgaaaattaaaaatattaagaagacgAACAGACGCGAAGAGAAAGAGGGAAAGAggaacacacacacaaatatttTCTCGAGAAGGACGGGATTTTTGTAAAACgatgttaaaatttaatttcaaagacaGTGGTAACAACACCCGTCTTTGAAAAGTttcaattaattacaaaaaagccACCGCTACTTAACAAAGACGGTGTATTGATAATCGTTTTTAAATACATgtcgtaaaaaaaatattttgtagtaATGAGTGCCAATTTTTTTAAGGATGAAAATATCTAATTGTAATTCGATTGCGAGTGACACGATAGGTCCAACAACAATCACCATAATAGGATTAATATCTCTTAGAATGCGGGTTATGGGTCATCCTCAACCCTACAACATCGACTGGCCCCTAAGGTGCTTACtttatacattaatttgatcatatatatTACTAGTTAATGTGTGAGAtctccaaattttatgaaatacgTAATAAAATGtactattttaaatgaaattacaTATCGATTTTTTCatagaatatatatttatattttataatacttaTAGATAAGGATTCCTTTTCTATTGATGCTTAAGCCCATAAACTATAAGAAAAGCAAGAACAAGCCAGGGTCATATGGGGGTATTTGCACTCGTTTCCAAAATATTTGTAGACGTATCCTTTCAGCATATCCAAGTAGCCTCTAAACATCAAAAGCCCAAGAAACAAATAGCTATCAAGACATAAAGCAGCGGAATGTTCCAACGTGCATGCTTAATGAAAAGGGCACattatatgttttcttttactTGAAAGTTAAAGAATACAACATTCAGTAAGAGCATGGAATATCACTATTTTGTGGAGTAGCTGGGCACTAGAGGATTCATTAATTAAGCCATATATAGCACCGTATACGTTTGtgataatttaaatgttaatcTACTTAGGACCTGGAGTCATATATTAGGCGCATGATATCAATTTACACTGACAAACCGCACTCGCGTGTCTCACGCTGATGGAGCAGAGAGAGCGATTATAATTCTCACTCCTCCCACacatatttttacaaattaaaattgcatATGATCACATGTCTCAACATCCACAAACCATTTATATAGTTACTAGTACAATACTATCAatgcaacaaattaattaatcctacccttcatttttcaaatacGCATATCCCAATGTCACAGTCTGATATTGTTGAGCTTGTATTGAAAAACGGGTTGAACTTGTTGTTCCTTTCATTTTCCCTACTATTATTCTGCAGTAGCAGCAATGCCATGTCCGAGCTAGTAGTAGTGTGATGAGTTGCAAAGCTTGACACCCCTTCTATTTCATGCCTCTCTTCTTGGCTCAACTGAGAAGCCACGAACTTGTCAAGAGCTCTCCAATCAGTGGTCACTTTCTTTGTAGTGTTGGATAAACCCTTTTGAGGATTATCATCATCTTCGTTGTTATTAATATTGTCTGATATTGGGGACACTACTGAGCTTTGTTTCTTTGCTAGTGGCAAAGAAGGACTTTCTAGATGAGGAAGCTGCACCAATTGTTGTTCTGCATGCATGAagctcaaattattattatctgcTTCTATGATCTCTTCTTGCTTGTACATGAAATTTTGAGCTCCTGAAAACCTCTGAGGTTGTTGCCTTAACATAAGGTCAATATTAGGGTCCACCACAGTGCTGCTGACACTACCACATGCTTGTTGTTGTTCATCGTATAAGCAGTTTCGATGCCATCCTTCAATAGTCTTCGTTTGGCCGTTAGTTGTTCTTTTCTTGAATGCTCTGCACACCACCCATCCTTCCTCCTGCACACACACTCGATTACATGTTGGAAAGCTAAGATAAGACTTTTGTGGACTTGGTTTCTCTATTCTCTTGAAATGTATTATGTTTGACTTGACTAGGTCTACTTATAAGTGTTTTGAAAGGCAAAATAAAGTGAAAGTTTCTGTTTATCTTTTTAGGAATGTTTTTCCCATTAGCTTTTGCAAATTTTCAGTCTGTTTGGTGAGGAATAGTAGTCAGTTTagtcaaatgaataattaattacatcCGAATAAGAAAGCATTCAACTACAAAGAAAAGTATATATTATTGTGGCTTATGACATGttcaaaaatgaaattaaattatttatatctgTTGTTCCGCTTTTGtcttcctaattaaaaattgacaTATATATTAGCAAAAAAGGAAATTGTAAGTGGTGAcattttgtttcttaattattagttttttctaGCTGATATGTCAGTTTTCAATCGGAAAGACGAGAAAAGACATGCAAAAAGGACATGTGGGTTGAATCGATCGTACATGTAAGACTTTAAAACGATAATAACCAGAAAATTCTTACAGGAGAAAGAATTTTTGCTCTGTAGAGTTTTCTTCCTCTTAGAAAATATTGGCCATATTGGATGTTGCTTGTTACGTAGACCTACTACGGCAATTTATGGGTGTGGAGAGAAAAAATTCATTGGGATAGGCAAACGCAGACTaaagttaatgaaaaaaaataataacaatattaaagTTCTTAATTTCTCAATGTTTTATGatggtaataaaaaataattaacaagcaAACAAATTTTAGGGTAGCCAATAAAGTATTTAGGAGTAACCAAGGGCATTTATCTAAGCTACTCTAAAAGTATGACAAAACATTTGGGGTAGACATGGTTAATTACCCCAAAGCTGAATATGTTGGACTATAGTCAAGGTAGAAATTCTAATCTTCCTTTCTgcctcaatttttcttttaccgTAAAAGGGTAAAAAACGAAGATGGGTTTGTACGTTTGACATTGACAAGAAAAATGGCAAGAATTAAAAGTCTagcacaaaagaaaaagaaaaaagttcaaTTATACGCTTTTGAAAGTAGTGACTTTTGACTTCTTGTTGGTAAAAGTTCTATAAGAAATAGATTGAAAGCTTGTACGTGCCTTGCGGTTGAATATTCACTTAGTGGTCTAGGAAAGCAAAAGTTGTTAGGatctattaaattataaaatgagtttaGGGGAACCAATCAAGTGCTTAATCTGCACTGATAGAGAAACAAATTTAAAGGCACATGAGACTAGACCAACGTGAAGGAATTACTTGGAAATCGGAAAAACCATTTGGAAGTGGTTAACACTAAACTTATAAGTTAGAAATAGTGCTTGATCTCGAATTCCAAAAACTATCCTTGTTTGCGTGTGTGAAATAGGACAAGGTTAGGGTagtgaaataatatatatatatatatatatatatatatatatatatatatatatatatatatatatgtgatatgTGATAATTATGTGCAATTGACTAAATGGGGGGCATCTAAAGTAACTCATCAAGTGTGAACTTAACATCTCAAATTCAACCGCACAAACacatacataaataataatttaatatatatatatatatatatatatatgtatagttTAGTCAGCAAAATTTGACACACAATACGTAAAAGGGTATATGGTAATGGTATATGTGCACTAAGTATGAATATATGTTAAATGTATATAGAGATGCTTGTTACCTGTGGAGGTCCATTCTCAACAGTTTCAAGCCTATACTCGTGCATGATCCAATCAGTTTTTTGTCCATTAGGGGCTCTTCCTTTGTAGAAAACGAGGGTCTTTCTCATGCCAATGAGTTTGGTCCTTTCGTACACTGATTTGTCTCTTCCTGTCGCCTTCCAAAATCCTGCCATGGTGGCTCTGTTGGTTCTTGTCCCAGTTGGATATTTCTTGTCTTTGTGGCTAAAGAAATACCACTCGTTCTGCTCCTCGTACCCAATCCTGTATGTCTCTGCAAAACTCAAATCATTCACAACCATGCATCtccaaatttaaaagaaataaaaaccaTAAACTAA
The Glycine max cultivar Williams 82 chromosome 16, Glycine_max_v4.0, whole genome shotgun sequence genome window above contains:
- the LOC100803726 gene encoding NAC domain-containing protein 105, whose translation is MMESCIPPGFRFHPTDEELVGYYLRKKVASQKIDLDVIKEIDLYRIEPWDLQETYRIGYEEQNEWYFFSHKDKKYPTGTRTNRATMAGFWKATGRDKSVYERTKLIGMRKTLVFYKGRAPNGQKTDWIMHEYRLETVENGPPQEEGWVVCRAFKKRTTNGQTKTIEGWHRNCLYDEQQQACGSVSSTVVDPNIDLMLRQQPQRFSGAQNFMYKQEEIIEADNNNLSFMHAEQQLVQLPHLESPSLPLAKKQSSVVSPISDNINNNEDDDNPQKGLSNTTKKVTTDWRALDKFVASQLSQEERHEIEGVSSFATHHTTTSSDMALLLLQNNSRENERNNKFNPFFNTSSTISDCDIGICVFEK